In Parabacteroides timonensis, the genomic stretch TAACTGCCGATTACTACCAGCGTCTGACTTTTGACCGTCTCGGACCGGCCCAGGCTTTACCAGCTGTGTTGGGAGCCGATATCCCTAAAGTGAATAACTCCGAATTGAGAACAAGAGGATGGGATTTATCCTTAACCTGGAGGGATAAGATAAATAATGATTTCTCTTACTCGGTTACCGCCATGGTGTTTGATTATAAGAGTGTAGTTACTAAGTATAATAACCCGACCGGTATTTTGACAACCGATTATGAAGGAAAGACAATTGGGGAAATCTGGGGATATGAAACAGTTGGACTGATCCAGACGCAGGAGGAAGCAGACCAGATTAATCAAAGTAAATCTCAGAATTTTATAAATGCTCAGATATGGCGTACCGGCGATGTGGTGTATCGGGATTTGAATGGTGATGGCAAGATAAACAATGGAAAGAATACAGTTTCTGATCATGGTGACTTGCGGATAATAGGTAATGATACTCCACGGTACCAGTTTGGAATTACATTGTCGGCCGATTATAAAGGATTTGATTTAATGGCCTTCTTTCAGGGAACGGCAAAAAGGGACCTGTGGTTGACCGGTAATATGTTCTGGGGATTCAATAACTGGAATCAAACGACTTTATTCCCTCATCATCTGGATTATTACCGTGATGCGGAAGGGACGACCTATTCCGGGTTGGGAGTGAATACGGATGCTTATTATCCCCGACCATACAGTCAGTCGAGCCTGTATAAAAAGAATCAGCAGGTTCAAACGAGATATTTACAAAACGGAGCTTATTTGAGGCTTAAGAATTTGCAGTTGGGTTATTCGATACCTCAACCGGTCCTTAGAAAAGTCGGTTTACAGAAAGCCCGGATTTACTGTTCGGCCGAGAATGTATTCACATTGACGAATTTGCCCATAGGATTTGATCCTGAAACAGCGAATTTGGGTAAATACGGAAATGGTAAATCCATGTTTTCACTGGCCGTTCTGTCTTTCGGCTTAAATGTTTCATTTTAATGAATCCTCTTAAAAATATAGATGCAATGAAAAGAAATATAATATTATTGCCTATCGGCTTGTTATTAGCAATACTGATAAGTTCTTGCGAAGACTATCTGGAAAAAAAGCCGTTGACTCAGATTGGGAATGATGATTACTGGAAAGCGACCAGCGACTTGGCTAATTATACATTACAGTTTTATCCGTCGCTTCCTGCATTTGAAGTTGTCGGTAGTTATTTAGGATTATTAGGATGGGACGGAACGAGAGGTTCGGATACACAGATAACAGGTGTACCCAGTACTGTATGGAATGGTTCCCGCTCTCCTGTGACTTCTACTTCCGATAAAGAGTGGAACTGGACGAATATCCGGAGTGTCAATGTGTTTTTCGACAATTATCGGAAGTGTAAAGATCCTTTCGACAGTTATAAGCATTTTGTAGGAGAGGCACATTTCTTCAAAGCCTGGTTTTATTTTGAAAAAGTGCGTGCCTATGGAGATGTTCCCTGGTTCTCTAAAGCGCTGGAAACAGATTCGGAGGAGTTGTACAAGGCTAGGGATTCCCGTATTCTTGTTGTCGACTCGATCCTGTGGAATCTGGACAGAGCAATAGAATATTTGAATCCGTTGAAATCGGTAGATGGCGGTTCGAACCGATTGAGTAAAGAGGTGGCATTGCTTTTCAAATCACGGGTTGCTTTATATGAGGGAACTTGGCAGAAGTATCATAAAGGTACTACTTTTGGAACTTCCGGTGCTGATCCGGATAAATATTTCCGTTTGGCTGTTGAGGCCGCGGAAGAGTTGATGGACCCTCAATATACGACAGGATTATATTCCACCAATTCACCGGAGGAGGATTACTGCAAAATGTTTTCTTTGACGGACCAGACTTCTAATAAAGAGGCACTTCTTTGGAAACGTTATGATAAAGGGCTGGGGATGGGACACTCTTTCCAGATTTATGTATCCGACCGGACAGCTGGAAATTCCCTGACAATGGAACAAATTCATCATTATCTGAAAAAGAACGGAGAACCATACGACTATATATCGGTTGGAAAGACAGTAAAAGGTGGTCAG encodes the following:
- a CDS encoding RagB/SusD family nutrient uptake outer membrane protein, translating into MKRNIILLPIGLLLAILISSCEDYLEKKPLTQIGNDDYWKATSDLANYTLQFYPSLPAFEVVGSYLGLLGWDGTRGSDTQITGVPSTVWNGSRSPVTSTSDKEWNWTNIRSVNVFFDNYRKCKDPFDSYKHFVGEAHFFKAWFYFEKVRAYGDVPWFSKALETDSEELYKARDSRILVVDSILWNLDRAIEYLNPLKSVDGGSNRLSKEVALLFKSRVALYEGTWQKYHKGTTFGTSGADPDKYFRLAVEAAEELMDPQYTTGLYSTNSPEEDYCKMFSLTDQTSNKEALLWKRYDKGLGMGHSFQIYVSDRTAGNSLTMEQIHHYLKKNGEPYDYISVGKTVKGGQFLTRIAEDCDPRLSQTIWIPDMVMWDNGYGKGIFTKPFLNQSGEYLNNTGFQIKKGNDPKDPQAGSGVSWNTNCVTGSIVFRYAEALLNYAEAKCELGEVVDYDKSINLLRKRVGMPDFKVQTDASRSFYADYGYAISDELYEIRRERTVELGCEGFRYDDIMRWAAHSLLKGKRPKGYPLDLSEWEGIKINYKVDENGLLDPYIGQIPNGYGFDPERDYLECIPINEITLNPQLIQNPGW